One Lactobacillus sp. ESL0785 DNA window includes the following coding sequences:
- a CDS encoding cold shock domain-containing protein: MRLGTVKQFDHDSSFGFIEDNENHKSYFVFYTAIKEEGYRHLQVGQKVKYQLAQGKNGLQCVNVYLADSQESE, encoded by the coding sequence ATGCGTTTAGGAACAGTAAAGCAATTTGATCATGACAGTAGTTTTGGTTTTATTGAAGATAATGAAAACCATAAGTCATACTTTGTCTTTTACACGGCAATTAAGGAAGAGGGCTATCGTCATCTTCAAGTAGGACAAAAGGTTAAATATCAGCTTGCACAGGGTAAGAATGGTTTGCAATGTGTGAATGTCTATTTGGCTGATTCGCAGGAAAGTGAGTAA
- a CDS encoding NUDIX hydrolase, with product MDLTETEISSKQIFKGRIVDLSVRTIKLPNGATSTREVIKHQPAAAVIAVNSKQEMLLVEQWREPIKELTLEIPAGLIDETDASPLDAMKRELNEEGGYRADYWEKITEFYSSPGFTDEKLYLFYCDTLTKLTDKRPLDADEFLTSHWYNLAELKHLAAQGKIVDAKTLYAMSVWENMLLTGADAKE from the coding sequence ATGGATTTAACAGAAACTGAAATTTCTTCAAAGCAAATTTTTAAGGGCCGCATTGTTGACCTCTCAGTTAGAACAATCAAATTGCCAAACGGTGCAACTTCGACTAGAGAGGTGATTAAACATCAACCAGCTGCAGCTGTGATTGCGGTTAATAGTAAGCAGGAAATGTTGCTGGTAGAACAATGGCGTGAGCCGATTAAAGAACTAACGTTGGAAATTCCAGCAGGTTTGATTGATGAAACTGATGCTAGTCCATTAGATGCGATGAAGCGTGAATTAAATGAAGAGGGAGGCTACCGGGCCGATTATTGGGAAAAAATTACCGAGTTTTATTCCTCTCCTGGTTTTACTGATGAAAAATTATACTTGTTTTATTGTGATACTTTAACAAAATTAACTGATAAAAGGCCATTGGATGCTGATGAATTTCTGACAAGTCATTGGTATAATTTGGCAGAACTTAAGCATTTGGCTGCTCAAGGAAAAATTGTCGATGCTAAAACTTTGTATGCGATGAGTGTCTGGGAAAACATGCTGTTGACGGGTGCAGACGCGAAGGAATAA
- the mnmA gene encoding tRNA 2-thiouridine(34) synthase MnmA, which produces MSGGVDSSVSALLLKQQGYDVIGVFMKNWDDTDDAGVCTATEDYDDVKRVADQIGIPYYSINFEKEYWHRVFEYFLNEYKKGRTPNPDVMCNSQIKFKSFLEFAMNLDADYIAMGHYAKTVTDENGLTHMMRPKDGNKDQTYFLSQLNQNQISKVIFPLADLTKPQVREIAIKAGLATAKKKDSTGICFIGERNFRKFLSEFLPAKSGKMITPDGKVVGEHAGLMYYTIGQRSGLGLGSTKESTDPWFVVGKDLKKNELIVEQGYDSELLYATRLEASEMSFFTGQPKADFKIHCSAKFRYRQPDVGVTVTYHAATNTATVYFDEPARAVTPGQALVLYRGEECLGGGNIDTAYQDERQLQLV; this is translated from the coding sequence ATGAGTGGGGGCGTAGATTCATCCGTTTCTGCCTTATTGCTTAAGCAGCAGGGCTATGATGTAATCGGCGTCTTTATGAAGAACTGGGATGACACTGATGATGCTGGCGTATGTACTGCAACAGAAGATTACGATGATGTTAAGCGCGTGGCAGATCAAATAGGGATCCCATATTATTCAATTAACTTTGAAAAAGAATATTGGCACCGTGTTTTTGAATACTTTTTAAATGAATATAAAAAAGGACGCACACCTAATCCTGATGTAATGTGTAATAGCCAAATTAAGTTTAAGTCATTTTTGGAATTTGCTATGAATTTGGATGCTGATTATATTGCAATGGGGCACTATGCTAAAACAGTGACTGATGAAAACGGGTTGACGCACATGATGCGACCAAAAGATGGTAATAAGGACCAAACTTATTTTTTAAGCCAATTAAATCAGAATCAAATTAGTAAAGTTATTTTTCCATTAGCTGATTTAACTAAGCCACAAGTACGTGAAATTGCTATTAAAGCAGGTTTAGCAACGGCAAAGAAAAAAGATTCTACCGGAATTTGCTTTATTGGTGAGCGGAATTTCCGCAAGTTTTTGAGTGAATTTTTACCAGCCAAGTCTGGTAAGATGATTACACCAGATGGTAAAGTTGTTGGCGAGCATGCGGGACTGATGTACTATACAATTGGGCAACGTTCAGGCCTTGGCCTTGGTTCAACTAAAGAGTCAACCGACCCATGGTTTGTTGTTGGTAAGGATCTTAAGAAGAATGAATTAATTGTTGAGCAGGGTTATGATAGTGAATTATTGTATGCCACTAGGCTTGAAGCAAGTGAAATGTCCTTTTTTACTGGTCAACCTAAGGCTGATTTTAAAATTCATTGTAGTGCTAAGTTCCGTTATCGGCAGCCTGATGTTGGGGTAACGGTGACATATCATGCAGCAACTAATACTGCAACTGTTTATTTTGACGAACCGGCAAGAGCAGTTACACCAGGACAAGCATTAGTTTTGTATCGTGGTGAAGAATGCTTAGGTGGCGGCAATATTGATACTGCTTATCAAGATGAACGACAATTACAGTTAGTTTAA
- a CDS encoding 5'-methylthioadenosine/adenosylhomocysteine nucleosidase gives MKIAIIVPMEIEAEYYRKYFHSGNKEMFGSTVFEHFCVKGNDIYLGLSGIGKVQAAMNLTSLLSRVEIDLILMTGTAGSLAANVHREDLLLVDAFTYHDAHNTLAGDYVEGQIPGEPAEFKLTSPERNKFAAFLQAEKVPYQEGLVVTGDAFIGSDEQKTIIKQNFPTALAVEMEGAAFAQVAYHFNKPLVAMRAISDNGNDDANSDFDQFAKKVGAKAAKLICAYLEKMN, from the coding sequence ATGAAGATAGCAATTATTGTCCCAATGGAAATTGAGGCAGAATATTATCGAAAATATTTTCACTCAGGTAACAAGGAAATGTTCGGATCAACCGTATTCGAGCATTTTTGCGTTAAGGGTAATGATATTTACCTTGGCCTAAGTGGAATTGGCAAGGTACAGGCTGCTATGAATTTGACAAGTTTACTAAGTAGGGTTGAGATTGATCTCATCTTAATGACAGGTACAGCTGGTTCATTAGCTGCTAATGTTCATCGTGAAGACTTATTGCTAGTTGATGCATTTACTTATCATGATGCACATAATACCTTAGCTGGTGATTATGTTGAGGGGCAAATTCCGGGTGAACCTGCGGAATTTAAATTAACTTCACCTGAGAGAAATAAGTTCGCTGCGTTTTTGCAGGCAGAGAAGGTACCTTACCAAGAAGGGTTGGTTGTTACAGGGGATGCGTTTATTGGCTCAGACGAGCAGAAGACAATTATTAAGCAAAACTTTCCAACAGCATTAGCAGTTGAAATGGAAGGCGCGGCTTTTGCTCAGGTTGCTTATCATTTTAATAAACCATTAGTGGCAATGCGGGCAATTTCTGATAATGGCAATGATGATGCTAACAGTGATTTTGATCAATTTGCCAAAAAAGTTGGCGCCAAAGCTGCTAAGCTAATTTGTGCTTATTTAGAGAAGATGAATTAA
- a CDS encoding DUF1831 domain-containing protein — MANTVIINGDNRKFTLSPDLKLYALIDAGFVKTVKGNFNYEHPLYNESPYDAPTKLKMTINKAMTHLTMVVTDRSGLKKVNIFKNKQLAQTVELLDYILKDLAERKIIVSVKD; from the coding sequence ATGGCAAATACAGTTATAATTAATGGTGATAATCGCAAATTTACTCTTAGTCCAGATTTAAAACTTTATGCATTAATTGATGCTGGTTTTGTGAAAACTGTTAAAGGGAACTTTAATTATGAGCATCCACTCTATAATGAGTCTCCTTATGATGCGCCAACTAAGCTGAAAATGACAATTAATAAGGCAATGACGCATTTAACGATGGTTGTAACTGATCGCAGTGGGTTAAAGAAAGTAAATATTTTTAAGAACAAACAATTAGCGCAGACTGTAGAATTGTTGGATTATATCCTTAAGGATTTGGCTGAGCGTAAAATTATTGTTTCCGTAAAGGATTGA
- a CDS encoding cysteine desulfurase family protein: MTEIYLDNAATTPMAPEVIDVMTQEMKNDFGNASSTYELGRKARHTIDYARNQIARAINATEGEIIFTSGGSESNNTAIFGVAHSRYKIGKKIITTKIEHPSVLNPMRELEREGYDVTYLDVDETGHISLADLKQALTPETILVSVMAVNNEVGSINPLAEIGDLVAASNAYFHVDAVQGLGNIDLDVKQMKIDLLSTSAHKINGPKFLGFLYENQKIQLPPLIMGGEQEVKRRAGTENVPAIAGFGAAVNAIAAVDKTALQATYQHWQDLILQFLDQAGVQYQINGGRGKQVSHHVLNLRINGVATTILQANLDLAGFAVSGGSACTAGSLEPSHVLVACFGKKSPRVNESIRISFGRYNTDQEVKAFAAALAKIALKVQQKNK; the protein is encoded by the coding sequence ATGACAGAAATTTATTTAGATAATGCTGCAACGACACCGATGGCACCGGAAGTAATTGATGTGATGACGCAGGAAATGAAAAATGATTTTGGGAATGCCTCAAGTACCTATGAATTGGGGCGTAAAGCACGGCATACAATTGATTATGCACGTAATCAAATTGCGCGGGCAATCAATGCTACTGAAGGCGAAATTATTTTTACATCCGGTGGGTCAGAGAGCAATAATACGGCGATTTTTGGTGTCGCACATAGTCGGTACAAAATTGGCAAAAAAATCATAACAACTAAAATTGAGCATCCGTCTGTATTAAACCCAATGCGCGAATTAGAACGTGAGGGTTATGACGTTACTTATTTAGATGTTGATGAAACAGGTCATATTTCGTTAGCTGATCTCAAGCAAGCACTAACGCCAGAGACAATCTTAGTGTCAGTAATGGCTGTGAATAATGAGGTTGGCAGTATTAACCCATTAGCCGAAATTGGTGACCTCGTTGCTGCTAGCAATGCTTATTTTCATGTTGATGCTGTTCAGGGCTTAGGCAATATTGATCTTGATGTCAAGCAAATGAAGATTGACTTATTATCAACGTCAGCACATAAGATTAATGGACCAAAATTTTTGGGCTTTTTATATGAAAATCAAAAAATTCAATTGCCCCCATTAATTATGGGTGGTGAACAAGAAGTTAAGAGACGGGCTGGGACGGAAAATGTTCCAGCAATTGCTGGTTTTGGTGCAGCCGTTAATGCAATTGCCGCTGTTGACAAGACTGCTTTACAAGCAACGTATCAACACTGGCAGGATCTGATTTTGCAATTTTTAGATCAAGCTGGGGTTCAATATCAGATTAATGGTGGTCGAGGTAAACAAGTCTCGCACCACGTTCTGAATTTACGCATTAATGGTGTTGCAACAACGATTTTGCAAGCTAATCTTGATCTAGCAGGCTTTGCTGTTTCTGGTGGATCAGCTTGTACAGCTGGTTCGCTTGAGCCGTCACATGTTTTGGTAGCCTGTTTTGGTAAAAAATCACCGCGGGTAAATGAATCTATTCGAATTTCTTTTGGGCGCTATAATACGGATCAGGAAGTAAAAGCTTTTGCTGCTGCATTAGCTAAAATTGCGCTTAAAGTGCAACAGAAAAATAAATAG